The DNA segment TCATATTTCATTATGATTTGTATGCTTTTAGGGTTTGATTTTATATTGGTCATCACATTAATGGTTATCCACTGCTAGCTTAAAGTCAGTCACTGTTGTCATTTGTAACCGTTGCAAACCACTGATATtgttccatcagtggtttcctaccaactgtcctccattatcatCAGAGGTTTGCACATGGACAGTacatagcggtcagatctttttgtaaccgctgccacgtcaacATTCACTTTTccacctataaaaccctgatcaaaacccccaaacagggtttttactgtcgaatcgaattcaaagttcctttctcaaagcagttatcatccatttctctcaaaatcactggcagatgtgctaacaaaagatcagctggcagatgtgctaacaaaagcattagacacatccatctttgaaagcttgatctctaggattggcatgctaaacatggaataacaagcaaaatcctgtttttctatgaataaaaacattaaaatgttttcagaaaatcaaaaatccatccttaaaaatagctaaaaatgaaaatttttcattaatccttaaaagtctgccataaccactgtttttTGTTCAAACACATGTTTCTACTAAATGTTGTCCACTGCTGAAATTCAACCTTTGTTCTCTCTTTTGCTACTgataggctatccactgatagttaaaaatcacccactgtttTCATTGTTACCGTTGCAAACCACTAATATtgttccatcagtggtttcctaacaactgtcatccattattcatcagcggttggcacgtggacaatacttagcggtcagatcttttgtaaccgctgacacgtcatgttgggattgaaccctaccaaaggaacagataatgaaagccaaaactggatcagagcagtggatccagaataaacagatgtttgattgcaagtctctccccttgaaagtggtttcaacatctgctgacctcctatctgctgatcatgcaaactgctgacctacaactgctgatcaagtcaaggtctgattgaagaactaaagctctgctgctcaatctactgccatggTTCAAGCattgctgatcatgacaagtactgctgggttcacagcagtggaaggatgcagcagcagtttatatttgcttgatgtattgaaatgtaatattAGTAGTTAgaatagcagtgtttgtatatgatcagaggttagagtttgttaggaggttagatgtcactttcatggtgacgtcagcttagatgctcagtggtttgcaagtgcctataaatagaacagtactctgtactgttctgtttagctctttcaccatcttctttctgcacgaacaaacactgagctcgggctgagggggagtttgcatatcatacatacATTGTAATCGaagtttaaaattaaatttaatcatttgattcagtggtgaaaatgtatgattgaaagcatttcttctgtttgattgtgaaaagtttgcttccatttaaattccgttgcactactctttcatttgttcatctaaattcaaacacaaatcacaatcaatccaaactcagatcctaacacgtCAGCATACACTTTTTCAACCTataaaccctgatcaaaaccctaaacagggttttcactgtcgaatcgaattcaaaattcctttctaaAAGCAGTTGCCATCAATTTCTCTCAAATCATTTCTCCATTTCATCTCTCAATCGCTCATCTTCTTCATTCACTCATAAAAATCCACGATTCATCATGGCTCTTCCATACAAAGCTCCTCATAACTACCTGGGTTTACTCGAAAAACCAAGTCATACCACCACCTTCGATTCTGTCATAGACGCTCTTTTGtcctcaaagtacaaaactttgttgacctaTGATGCTCCGATCTACCTGGAATcccaaagagagttttggaaaaatgcgaACTTGAAACTAAGGATAAAACGTCCTTAACCATTACTTCTACAATAAAGGGTATTTCAGTCACCATTACTCCAGAAACCATCTCGGAGGTATTTGAACTCGATGATCttcaaggtaaaacttcttttccaaaaattgagtatcaaactgatttcattgaaagagggtatgctgaagaaatgaaaaaagaaacTTTACAAAAGGGGAGTTTTCCATCCGCCccaaggtttttatttcatacccttctaATGTTTGTGTCAAACAAAACCATTGCTTTCAATGAAATCCCATTGAAGATCTAATACCTGGGTTATGCTATAATGAATGAAGAAAACTTTAACTATTCCCAGGATATTTTCaatgatcttgttaaaaatgttaataaaaatcatttttattatttccaaggtttttaagttactattttagaaagaaaTTTTCAAAAGATAATGCTCATGTCCTTATTCAAGGAGAgccttttcaaataaacagcctaACCTCTAAAACATTTACAAGGCTGTTAAAACcttccaaaacacaagcagaggtacctgagcagactttaacagcaaccactgctcctcaggcacctgctgttgagcccattgctcaaggtgatcacagcagcacaaccactgctgtgaaacccacacctaaaaccaccaaaaaacccaaaaagaaaaAAGATCCAGAAGCCCCCTAAACCCATAAAAAAGGTAAcactggaagatgagatcccagagcaactacTTGTGACAtcacaaaagtcaccagaaaccactgctgctacttcctcacagcagatggaacaaagatctccacctttgcttaaaactcctcctgcatcctcacaaaaggatcaggttgtaagcacagggacaccacaatataaAGCTCTGGATCCACTTGGTAGTTGACTATATATAAAAATGTTAGTTATTTTTCTTATTAGccacccgtgtaatacacgggaacTTAGACTAGTTAACTATATATAAAAATGAATTCAAGATTTGAAAATAGTAACTAAGTAAGTAGTTTCAAAATTTCAGTAATAATTTAACGAGAATAAACAAAGAAATTAATTGAAACACATCTTAAAATGGGCAGAGATAAAGGATCACATTGAATTGGATAAATATTAGCGATACTTAAGGCTTAATTAATTAACAAATAATATAAGAAAATAATCCCCTTTCATCATATATAAATTTAGTAGTGCGTATTCCTCATGCAAGCCTCTCTTCCTCTACGTACTATCGTCTTCTTCATATAATTAATCTACTCGATCAACCACGCTACTGATGGAAGAAATCGTTCCATACGCGCACCAAGAACAACCTGATTATGTCGATAACCTGCTTCCCGGCTATCGGTTTTGCCCAACGGACTCAGAACTCATACTCTACTACTTAAAACCAAAGATTGAAACCGGAGAACATCCCAAATGCCGGATATATGAAGTCAATCTTTACAACCACAGTCCTGAAGAACTTACAAGTAAGTAAAACATATTCCAACATTGATTATATATATAGTTTGAATGATATATGTAGCGTATATTTATATTAATCTTGAATACTGTTGTGTTTGAATTGATAACAGATCAATATCGACCTTGTGATGACAAATGGTATTTTTTTACACCAAGAGAGCGAAAATACGAAAAGGGGAAAGTGCCGAATAGAAGAACCAGGGACTTTGGGTATTGGAAAACGACTCAGAAATATACATCTGTTTATCATCATTATAATGCGACTGGACCCCGAGTGGTAGGGACAAAAAGAAGTTTAGATTATCGTGATGAGAAGGGTTGCAAGACAGCATGGTTAATGCAGGAATATGCTACGAATCATCCAAATCTCCCGATTGGAAGCGGCCAAGGCGGTAACAAGGTATGTTATGAATTATTCAGTATAGAACCAAACCGTCGGTTCATATATGGTTTGGTTTGGTTATGTCAATTAATTTGCTTAAGTAGTTAAGTTTCAGTTATGCTAACCCTAATTTGTTTAATGTTTTTTATAGATTTTAACTGATTGGGTGCTATGCAAGATTTATAAGACGAAAAGTAGTAATGAGCCTGCAGAGAACACTACAGCTCAAGCTCCTCCTCAAGTGTTTGCAAGTGAACTTCCGTTAACCAACTCAACTGGTGATCAATATCAACAAAATCACTCCATTACAAACAGTGCTCAAATCCCACATGGTGCTACAGCCTCTACTTCAAATTATCCACACGTTTACGCCACACAATCGTGCGCTAATTACACATCTCCTGTCTCTGATCACACCTTTCAACAAATGTATCACTCCATGTCGACAGCTACAAACTCTACTCCAGCCGAATCACTTGCATCTGCACAACCATTTGCTTACACAACACCGGTGACTTTAGAAGACATTGCTATGAATGATTGGGATGATATATTTCAACAGGATGGTTTCAGTACAACACAATCAGTTGTTGACAAGGACATTTTGGAGTTTGATGATTGGATTTCTTTTGAGGATTTCATGAGTTCAGAGTTTGACTCATAAAAACATATGGGATATATAGTTGATGTAACTTTTGTGTTCTCTTGATTTTACTTTTTCTTTAGTATggtttagcaaaaaaaaaaaaaattgtaagatATCAAGTTTGTTGAGTTTGTGAAAGGTAGTCAAAATGCATGGGGTTACAATTAATGCATGCATGCACGCTTTTATCTGCTATGATGAAGTCAGTGAAATTTAtctcatttttttttataatatttgatgcgtgtcagtgtatatatgtttttagatatatatttaagccctttttacacttttagccaagttttaaatttataaaacacgatattcactaacactaaacacacatatgggcaagtgcacccatcgtggacatagtatagtgttggtaagataccgaggtcgtccaaggacacaagagcttttaataccggtttatcctcaacgtctaatcaaatcaaaaagttagaaaaatgttttaaactaataaaaactaactaaatgctgaaaataaaaataaaataaaaaacagatagacaagatgaatcacttggatccgacacgtgtattagtataacctttgattattttcgcactttttcacttgtttaagagattatcttagttattgtagtaggcccctcttttgaaggcgacgttaccctcaacccagtagtttgagtcagcaaggatacaatcctaaagggtcggattattgaaagataatgaattaagttattaatgcaaattatggtaggccccgcttttggcggtgacgttaccctcggctaagtagtctgagtcagcagggatagagtcctaaatagccgggttatagtattaatagtagttaacttatgagggggtcaaagagtttggatccccgccatccaatacctatgggcattgaaggagatcctactaaatttgacccaggtcccaagcaggacctctaaacgctgaacaagggcaagacccttaccaaaccgttcccttaacccccgaccaggtagccaacatacctccatatagaccgtggagatatgaatggtgaaaatcttttattttatatagacagtaaaataatgccaagacaccacggacaaacgataaggaaagatcaccttcaacataagtaactagttattaaagtcattaatacaaaaccaaataaaaagtgcaaaagattaaaaataaaaagtattatactaaacacttgtcttcaccaagtgatgtaagagacttaggcaaacatggccttgattgtcaagaactcttacgatcaatcttggatcccgagacgactcacacactctacgatggacaatggatgatggtggtggatgatggtgttatggtggtggtgggtggtggatgaggtgtgagagaggtggtgtgccaagggatgagagagaatgaagccaagctcctctatttataggctgaacagaaggctggacacggccccgtgtccgctggacacggccccgtgcccgcctgacactctctctcctcattaattgtaattgcgaattacaattaatgcgcctgctgtactttcaccacgcccccgtgctcgctggacacggccccgtggtgggcaatggaagcttctactggtttgtcttttctgctgcttcctgggcacgcccccgtgttcgctggacacggggcgtgttcagactctgtttcttctcttttgccttgggagatgccgttgagggtccgggcagtccacttttgttccttttcttgtattttatggtagaattagctgtctttttgcttcttttgtgattttgagctcatttcatcctgaaaatacaaaaggaagacaaaaacactatttttccaacattagtacttaaaaagggtcaGTTTtttgccttaattgatgtgttttatatgttgcattttacacacatcaatattCAACTCAACCCTTACTGGTTTTTCCTTCGTAGTGTAAAGTTTTTCAGAAATCGtctaaaatattggatttttaagaGTGGCCTCCACTGATTTGATTATAAGAGTCCGGCTTTCACTATGCTTTCGTTCAAACTCCATCACTAAAAGACACTAATAGAAAAAGACTAGTAAAAGTGGCTACCAAGGTTAACATAAATGGataactaggtttaaagaagttcgtCATGTTACGACgaatttctttttttatttagtctgtgttgacatgtgttttgaaatcgctTCGAGCTTGTTGCGAACGGAACtgctgaaaaaataaaaagaaaatctatatctataatctataatctataatactatataaagCATTTCAGTAGAACAAGTGGGACAATTATGTAATTTCACGACATAATTTTAAGACGCCATATGATGTCCCAACCTAATTCCCCCCGCTTTCATCCCAAACTTTCGAATTTGCCCCCCTTTAATTAGGTTTTAATGCTTCTTACGTTGTTCAAGATCAATCGTCACAAATTTGAGTCTTACTTTCAAGATGTTGTTGTCTCTCCACCTTCCCTTATTCCCTTCCAAATCGTTTGTGCTTCCCACACACATATACAAGACTCCTTGCCTCTCTTAATCATCACATATCAGTCACTTGAAATTGAATGTTGATTTAATGGTGGGAGCAATTCCTTATTGGTCCTCGAATCATCTAAATACCTCCTTCAATCCTTCTATGAGGTAATTACTTTGTCTTATAGCTTCCTGATTCAatttttctagggtttgttcTATTATGCAGATTCCGTCGCTTCTTAGGTAAATTTCATCAATTACATCGCTTCAACTTGTTAATTTTGTCCTTTTTTTATGTAAGTTTTGTTCATGATTGTATTCTTGGTATGTAAACACAGTTTCGGTCACATCCTTGAGATTTTCGAAATCTCGAACCTCCAAAGAAACCAAAACCCATTCGTTCATTGAAACCGAAACCCTTGCTCGCACCGTCTAGTCCTTCGAGACGATATTCCAGGTATATTTTCGTAAGGTTTTCTTTTTTGGGTTTTCATGCTTTTTTATgagatttttacatatttccccctcttAAGTAAgcttattacatatttacccaagaAAAAAATTCAATTACATATTTCTCCTTCCTAAactatatatattacatatttccccatcctaaaccatatatattacatatttccccttttcattTAAAATCAATCTtattaattactattttacccttaattaaattataattattatctatactatattataatacatgagggaaggattcccaaaagttaagaacttcttcccccattatttataaataaacccctagaatgagggtaaagtggtcttttaaaccataattattttTTAGTCCCTCAATCTATTACATTTAAATCCTTGACATTTAACATAATTATGGGTAATTAGTTACACTCCCCCCCCCCTCTTTAATTCTTTAATGTATTCCTGCGATATCTTACAACCCGTAAAAAGTCCGAAGGTACCATGACGATCGGcacatttttttaaacatttcGATAGTTGTCTTTTTTAGTTTCGCCATGCATTCATAAAGTACAAATAGCTGATGCGTAAATGTACAATTGATTAAAGCCAACATTTGTTTTTTACCCAAGCCAGCTTTGACCATTACCTAGCTACCGTACATTAACCTTTGTTTTTTACCCAAGTTTTTTATTTTGAACGGCATTAATAAACTAAAATATTCCCTAATTTTACTTGTACAGAGTCAGTttgttgtcgcatgtttaatatagtaagtatagataaaactcacaacaaacttcctattAAACATGCCACAACAAACTAAACATGATATGTGCATcttattttaaaaacttaaaactcacaacaaacttcctaaataaatgGATGACCaatctaaaactaaaccctaatggactactataaatacatagcaaACACTCACAATTCTACATTGctattgtcacggcccccgacccggtttaacccgtttcaggagccgcgggacagaaatcccgtgatatttatttaattcagtttagcagcggaattttaacgtcaggatcgttttaaagctaaaaacttttcccgattattttatttcacaacttgggacaaaaccccgataatttacaataataagatttttctgataatctttatttaaaaacatatttctttattttatattgagccattatcgtaagcttgaaatgctcctcggcacttttcctgaattacagtagatcacctgaaacatgtttgaaaaaaattttgtcagcggggaaatactgagttaatcattcattttactgaaaatgacacatttattttaatacacagtgttaagatcttttacgcatgtttctgatatcaaccaactacccacagtatttgtcactcgaccggatctgtgacagtggtcatatcaccattggttgccccaatgaatgacgtaaattaattaaaattaggttcgcccacctaaaatgatttaaaccgtagtaatgtgcacaataccccacatactggctgtaatttggtgattacatcaacttaatcactgtagttataattctgaaaataatttggagtattgtaaaacatttaataaaaagagaatgactcacattgcagatttaatacggacagaatatgatttagcctcgttaacctaatagtaataataatgcacacaaaactgggttagtgatcaatacagcagtcacgataactcacgagatcaaattctcacaatgaacgacaaagtgcaatacttaaacattcatcgatttaacgacgaacgacaaagtataaccctaatgtgggcggcacttaaacattctttggatatattgatctcggaaaatgaatcgtaatagcgatcgagtaattaccctgttttgcggcagcgattcgagtgcagtgtgtgtgtttaattgtagtataaCGACTGTAAGACGACGTACAGAAGGCTTTTGGCCAACGTTTTAACTCTCAATTTCAAGTCCCgaagtcggctatttatagccagaaaatagcctcgcttacggaccgtatgcttcaatccttacggtccgtaagggaagcacatatgcttacggtccgtaaggcattttcctttacggtccgtaaagggtgcagtctatttacctagactagctgagttcgggactagcttgcatgaatcatcAAAAATTCGAATTTCAATTGTGACAACGGATTCTattgataattatcaattagggtttacccccccccccccccccccctctgagttttaggggccctgatcctggttccgattgtcctgaaaattttaaggttagtgcggaattacttgggtgtctcaattagagtCTCCTTATTTgactaattattattctaattatagatttttaatgagagttgttacagctATTGCTAAACAGATTTAAAATATGGAGCCAGTTCTGAATTCACTTGATGCGAAAAAACAAGCATGCGATATTGAAAAATCTAAGGTCGGTTCTATGATAAGTTTTGTTATATCGCAAtaatgaataattgttttcttttatttacttttatgtgaatactaacttatttgatttttcagattcaacacaccaatttaaacaccccagttgtcgaacaagcttttgttagtttttaagtaatattttcgcttataatctttcatattaacaagttcgttatgttattatttggtgttttattgtaggatgatggtgataatagTGTTGAAATTATTTCTTATGGTACAATGTTTAGTCCATACAAGTCTAAGCTTCAACGTCAATTTAGTGAAGAggtaattttaaaatttatttaatctttttaaaatttttttattcAGTATTTGctctttttttaaaatttatttaatcattttttaacttttttattaaatttttgttttttaaggaTCGGAAGTATGAGAATCAAAAGAAAAGATCTAAGAGACTCTCTGAATGAAAATGGGTCGAGGTTATAAATTTAGATGATTCTGAGGACGATGAGAAATAAGATGAATTAGATGATACTGCTGATTCGAGCACAAACAAGAAAAACGGATAAAAAAAAAGAGATTTTAGATGAAatatatcaagtgtttttatgttttttttcattttcagttgtttttGTTTAATATAGACTATCCCATGaataataaagtttattttatatttgaagtttatgttttgtgttattttattGCACTTATAATTTACATCTCGATTGAACTAATATACTTTAGTACTTAATCATGTTCGTATTATATAATTTACATGTTCGTACTTGATCATTTCCAAAGAGATAAATTCGATTACCAAGAACGGCCAAAACATGAAAACTACCTCTTGGTTTGGAGTAAATTCAAGATTGTATTTACAAAGCATACTAAACTTATTCAATTTAACAGTCATGTTCCACGAGGATTTCGTATATATCCATTAGTGCCTTCTATAAAAAAACTGTTGGACAACACGAGAtatgaaaaaataattatataatattatagatttttcgaacaatttgtatttcttaaataaaaagataaagttaataaagatataaacttttacatcctatttttttataaaaacttttttgtaaaaatatgattttttaaatatttataaaaatgaaatttaacatTAGTTAAAGGTGTTTAAAACGTACCTACAAGTCACCtactattttttactttttactttttcaaaaatgaaaaattttaaaattaaagtttattggatgagtatgaTGTGGACATTTAAAAAAGTTATGGactttaaacaataaaattatagACTTTATCATTtcaccaacaaaataaacttactttataacgatagcaacttattttttattttttgtcatttgtttagtattttttattaataaacgaatctttacatgtttaaaacagtttttctatactttatttattattaacttttataacaaaacaaaactttgatatttagtagatagaagataaactatgttccaaaattttaggaattatttaatactaatttacCGATTAGTAGATAGATAATAAACTATatcccaaaattttaggaattatttaatactaatttacgATATTTAGTAGATAAATAGTAAACTATGTCCCAAAATTTTAGAAATTATAAGtcaactaataaaaaaataattattgcagttattcttggatattaatctaataatttgcattttttaattaaaaagtaataaagtaataaactttaaaactaaactaaaaaactgaacttgctatgatataaagttaataaaaaaataattattttataaacatttttataacaagtaatataaataaaatattccagaaatttacaatctttactagataaattctaaactgggttccaaatttttaggaattataagttcaactatattgttattaatattagTCAGTTCTAAAATAATTATTATCAACTTGACTAGATGCATAgtagtagattgtgttgcatatttttagggattattagttaaagtagactcatatagataagattagttaggaactaaaaatttgaacttagtatgatataaggttaataaagatataaactcctatcatcctattttttataaaaacagtttatgaaatcttataaaaatataaattttttatatttgtaaaaacccgaaatttaacaatttaagttaaagctctaaaacgtacttacgagtcaaatactattttttatttttataaaaacgaaaattttaaacttaaagtttattggatgagtactatgtggatatttataaaaaagttatgaactttaaagaataaaattatactttataatttaaccaataaaataaacaaactttacaattataacaacttatcttttattttttgtcttttgattattaatttttattaaaaaaaaacaatattttttgtcttttggttattattttttataaaagaaca comes from the Helianthus annuus cultivar XRQ/B chromosome 4, HanXRQr2.0-SUNRISE, whole genome shotgun sequence genome and includes:
- the LOC110933762 gene encoding NAC domain-containing protein 2, with amino-acid sequence MEEIVPYAHQEQPDYVDNLLPGYRFCPTDSELILYYLKPKIETGEHPKCRIYEVNLYNHSPEELTNQYRPCDDKWYFFTPRERKYEKGKVPNRRTRDFGYWKTTQKYTSVYHHYNATGPRVVGTKRSLDYRDEKGCKTAWLMQEYATNHPNLPIGSGQGGNKILTDWVLCKIYKTKSSNEPAENTTAQAPPQVFASELPLTNSTGDQYQQNHSITNSAQIPHGATASTSNYPHVYATQSCANYTSPVSDHTFQQMYHSMSTATNSTPAESLASAQPFAYTTPVTLEDIAMNDWDDIFQQDGFSTTQSVVDKDILEFDDWISFEDFMSSEFDS